The following coding sequences lie in one Haemorhous mexicanus isolate bHaeMex1 chromosome 10, bHaeMex1.pri, whole genome shotgun sequence genomic window:
- the LOC132331508 gene encoding G-protein coupled receptor 35-like, protein MENCTEGSAHGSIVVLQLVVYIPVLALGIPLNAIAFWVFCCKIKRWTETKVYMINLIVADTSLLFTLPFLLYFTNYRHPIDQLCLAIQNIYFTNMPMSIFIITLIAIDRYIAIKFPLKAKILRSPLKSASVCGFLWMAMIIYSILYLLFRSRPEGFCFRKQSLLPSYSSLLFSICGYFIPLGIVIFCSVQVIRCLKKKMATGPHETKLFQKAVQIVSVNLCVFALCFSPFHISLLLRFAVEAAGACSLMPEVVTYIKVSACLANSNCCLDAFCYYFAAKEFPEFSSMFPKCIFIRSKMNQSEESQPPTDQVMV, encoded by the coding sequence ATGGAGAACTGCACTGAGGGAAGTGCACATGGCAGCATTGTGGTGCTTCAGCTGGTGGTGTACATCCCAGTGCTCGCTCTGGGGATCCCACTGAATGCAATTGCCTTCTGGGTCTTCTGCTGCAAAATCAAGAGGTGGACCGAGACCAAGGTGTACATGATCAACCTCATCGTGGCAGACACTTCCCTGCTCTTCACCCTGCCTTTCCTGCTGTATTTTACCAACTACAGACATCCCATAGACCAGCTGTGTTTAGCCATACAAAACATCTATTTTACAAACATGCCTATGAGCATCTTTATCATCACCCTGATTGCAATTGATCGATACATTGCAATCAAGTTCCCTCTAAAAGCAAAGATCCTTCGATCCCCACTGAAATCAGCTTCTGTCTGTGGCTTTCTTTGGATGGCAATGATAATTTATTCCATTTTGTATCTCCTGTTTCGCAGTAGGCCAGAAGGTTTTTGCTTTCGGAAACAAAGTCTTCTACCTAGCTACTCCTCTTTATTGTTCAGCATCTGTGGGTATTTTATTCCCTTAGGGATTGTGATATTTTGCTCAGTACAAGTCATCAGATGTCTAAAAAAGAAGATGGCCACAGGCCCTCATGAGACAAAATTATTCCAGAAGGCTGTGCAGATAGTTTCTGTgaatttgtgtgtgtttgctctCTGTTTCTCCCCTTTCCACATCTCACTGCTCTTGCGGTTTGCAGTGGAAGCTGCTGGAGCTTGTTCTCTGATGCCAGAAGTTGTCACCTATATTAAGGTCTCTGCATGCTTAGCAAATTCCAATTGCTGTCTGGATGCATTTTGCTATTATTTTGCAGCCAAGGAATTTCCAGAGTTTTCTTCTATGTTCCCCAAGTGTATATTTATCAGGTCCAAGATGAACCAAAGCGAGGAGTCACAGCCACCCACAGATCAAGTGATGGTCTGA